Proteins encoded by one window of Bradyrhizobium sp. B097:
- a CDS encoding ImmA/IrrE family metallo-endopeptidase, with amino-acid sequence MTKIARVADGYGRTYDQAEEHDAFYLASATLLPRAAILDAVSRRMTSADIGLTFGTSSELADYRIKRLGLWREHIGKRVGLCSD; translated from the coding sequence TTGACCAAGATCGCGCGGGTGGCCGACGGTTACGGCCGCACTTACGACCAGGCCGAGGAGCACGATGCTTTCTACCTTGCTTCTGCCACGCTGCTTCCGCGGGCGGCCATCCTTGACGCAGTCTCCCGTCGGATGACTTCGGCAGACATCGGGCTGACGTTTGGCACCTCTAGCGAACTCGCCGACTACCGCATCAAGAGATTGGGACTTTGGCGCGAGCACATAGGCAAGAGGGTTGGACTGTGTTCTGACTAG
- the uppS gene encoding polyprenyl diphosphate synthase, whose product MSPSFPAAGARYTFAKHVSYIFVINQRQTEGAVMMQVTALSTPDACATNRVDAPWSDQPLAIRHLAVIPDGNRRWAERFGLQSIDGYRAGGRNVHALLSWCSEAGIPMVTLWPLSAENLSRDAEELHALLSVIADVFEELACSGLWHLRVIGDLSRLPPDAERRIRNAECHTAGIAGLDVNIAVGYSGRLELLHAIRTLIADHLTAGTVDTLQTDLGPESIASRLYTAGQSDPDLVIRTSGEQRLSNFMLWQCAFSEFHFTPVCWPDFSRADFEEALRVYRSRHRRFGQ is encoded by the coding sequence GTGTCGCCGAGCTTTCCCGCCGCCGGAGCGCGCTACACGTTCGCGAAACACGTCTCTTATATCTTCGTGATCAACCAGCGCCAAACTGAAGGAGCGGTGATGATGCAAGTCACGGCTTTGTCCACTCCCGACGCATGCGCGACGAACCGGGTCGATGCGCCATGGTCCGATCAACCCTTGGCGATTCGCCATCTTGCCGTCATCCCCGACGGCAACCGGCGTTGGGCGGAACGATTCGGCCTGCAGTCGATCGACGGCTACCGGGCAGGGGGACGCAACGTTCATGCCCTGTTGTCGTGGTGCAGCGAGGCTGGCATTCCGATGGTCACGCTGTGGCCGTTGTCTGCAGAAAACCTGAGTCGCGATGCGGAAGAACTGCACGCATTGCTGAGCGTCATCGCCGATGTTTTTGAAGAACTTGCATGCAGCGGCCTCTGGCACCTGCGCGTAATCGGCGACCTGTCCCGTCTTCCGCCCGATGCCGAGCGCCGCATTCGCAACGCCGAGTGCCATACCGCAGGCATCGCCGGGCTCGACGTGAACATCGCCGTCGGATACAGCGGCCGCCTCGAATTGCTGCATGCCATCAGGACGCTGATCGCGGACCACCTCACGGCCGGCACCGTGGACACGCTGCAGACTGACCTGGGTCCTGAGTCGATCGCGAGTCGGCTCTATACGGCAGGGCAATCCGATCCGGATCTCGTTATCCGGACTTCCGGAGAGCAGCGGCTGTCGAACTTTATGCTTTGGCAGTGTGCGTTCTCCGAATTTCATTTCACGCCCGTTTGCTGGCCTGATTTCAGCCGCGCGGATTTTGAGGAGGCGCTCAGGGTGTATCGGTCGCGGCATCGCAGATTCGGGCAATGA
- a CDS encoding transposase, with protein sequence MEARQRRSFTDDYKRQAVDLVASSGRPIGSVAKELGLRNSVLRRWVEQRGSGREPTATARRSTTQATVPSADHAAEIARLQRENERLRAAHGARHF encoded by the coding sequence ATGGAAGCACGTCAACGCCGGTCGTTTACAGACGACTACAAGCGGCAAGCAGTCGATCTGGTTGCTTCGAGCGGACGCCCGATCGGATCGGTGGCCAAGGAACTTGGCCTGCGCAATTCGGTGTTGCGACGCTGGGTGGAGCAACGTGGGTCTGGGCGGGAGCCGACGGCAACGGCGCGGCGCTCCACAACGCAAGCGACGGTGCCGTCGGCGGACCACGCGGCGGAGATCGCTCGCCTGCAGCGAGAAAACGAGCGGCTGCGCGCTGCGCATGGAGCGCGACATTTTTAA
- a CDS encoding LuxR C-terminal-related transcriptional regulator: MVLLQAPAGFGKTTTMAQLRERLESDGAKVAWLTLDPADNEVPRLLASLRVSLECIGKGIIGADSALPLGEAASRGASVALFLDDCEALHDPAALSIVRELIDRLSGSARIFMASRSFPRFELARQRARGRLLEISAESLRFHLSETEEYLLQARRLDLSTDQISFLHHKCEGWIAAIWLASLSLAQQQDVGPYLERLSGFTEVIAEFLAEDVVASQPEAIRQFLLRTSILRRIELPVCQALLPGMNADELLETVKKRNLFIVAAGTEPRSYRFHHLFVDFLRERLKRDHPHDVLLLHLAASTWYDSHGRPVPAIDHALEAGDDARALSLLDRHAPRLLEQGRFRTLGRWFDTLSFEKLHNHRVLAAISVWATLFTRGAHKAAKRLALIRQGEDNHAPGLTGYINTLTPLLLGIEDRYEEAVPAAKAALARLPTANSFADGVLCNAAAYLFSVAGEEAEARRLLEAARCSGAESAFVHMYSESLSGLLAFQAGRLSEAIGWFKSALAAIDNSPNDLSGNAWAGILYAVALYERNDLEGAKRLLDVYMPVALEVGLPDHVILGHAIRSRSAYLNGDIDQAFGILVSLENVGYARNLPRLVASAKLERARLFLLQDNLEAARTELDRASDSEIWSRVRGERLLAHETEDTLIGHLRMQIWTGRTGPSVCAIDEEISQCSKQGRHRRTLVLRMFKSLLLQRSGKPAAAMDVLAGVLRQASREGFMRLVLDQGEPILRLVRRFQTLQQTGSKKNPDPVLLGYLKNLVQASGTSYVGSDGLDCVDEFAEPLTPKEIEILERVAEGCSNTHIAIKVGSSETTVRTHLRNINRKLGARSRAEAVAISRRLDVIR; the protein is encoded by the coding sequence TTGGTTCTGCTGCAAGCGCCGGCAGGCTTCGGCAAAACAACGACAATGGCGCAGCTTCGTGAACGCCTGGAAAGCGATGGCGCCAAAGTTGCCTGGTTGACACTTGATCCGGCCGATAATGAAGTTCCGCGCCTTCTTGCATCGCTCCGCGTTTCGCTAGAATGCATCGGCAAAGGGATCATCGGGGCTGACTCTGCGTTGCCGCTTGGCGAGGCCGCGTCTCGCGGAGCTTCCGTCGCTCTGTTTTTGGATGATTGCGAAGCGCTACATGATCCCGCTGCATTATCGATTGTTCGGGAGCTTATTGATCGCCTGAGCGGATCTGCTCGGATCTTTATGGCCTCCCGTAGCTTCCCTCGATTCGAGTTGGCTAGGCAGCGCGCAAGAGGACGTCTCCTCGAGATATCGGCGGAGAGCCTAAGGTTTCATTTGAGCGAAACGGAGGAGTATCTGCTTCAGGCTCGGCGGCTGGATCTTTCGACGGACCAAATCAGCTTCTTACACCACAAGTGCGAAGGCTGGATCGCTGCCATTTGGCTTGCCTCTCTCTCGCTGGCTCAGCAGCAGGATGTAGGACCTTATCTCGAACGATTGTCAGGGTTCACCGAGGTTATTGCCGAATTTCTGGCGGAGGATGTTGTTGCAAGTCAACCGGAAGCCATTCGACAGTTCTTGCTTCGAACCAGCATTCTCAGGCGCATAGAACTGCCAGTATGCCAAGCGCTTCTGCCCGGGATGAATGCGGACGAGCTTCTTGAGACCGTCAAGAAGCGTAACTTGTTCATAGTTGCGGCCGGAACAGAACCACGTTCGTATAGGTTTCACCATCTGTTCGTGGACTTCCTGCGTGAAAGGTTGAAACGAGATCATCCGCATGATGTGCTGCTTCTCCACCTCGCTGCTTCGACCTGGTATGACAGCCACGGTCGACCGGTTCCGGCTATTGATCACGCTCTTGAAGCAGGCGACGATGCACGGGCGCTGTCGTTGCTTGACCGTCACGCGCCTCGCCTCCTTGAGCAGGGGAGATTTCGGACTCTCGGCAGGTGGTTCGATACTCTCTCTTTTGAGAAATTGCACAATCACCGTGTTCTAGCCGCCATCTCGGTCTGGGCAACGCTTTTCACCCGTGGCGCACATAAGGCGGCAAAACGACTAGCTTTAATCCGGCAAGGGGAAGACAATCATGCTCCTGGCCTTACCGGATATATAAATACCTTAACGCCACTGTTGTTGGGAATTGAGGATCGCTACGAGGAGGCTGTTCCAGCCGCCAAGGCGGCCTTGGCACGGCTTCCTACCGCGAATTCGTTTGCCGATGGCGTGTTGTGTAACGCGGCCGCCTACCTCTTTTCGGTTGCTGGAGAAGAGGCGGAGGCCCGACGCCTGCTGGAGGCGGCGAGGTGCTCAGGTGCAGAGAGCGCATTCGTACACATGTACAGCGAATCGCTGAGCGGGCTTTTGGCCTTTCAAGCTGGGCGGCTTAGCGAAGCAATCGGCTGGTTCAAGTCCGCGCTGGCGGCCATCGACAACTCGCCCAACGATCTAAGCGGCAACGCATGGGCAGGTATCCTCTATGCCGTAGCGCTCTATGAACGCAACGATTTGGAAGGCGCCAAGCGGTTGCTCGACGTGTACATGCCTGTGGCGCTGGAGGTCGGACTTCCCGATCATGTTATCTTGGGGCACGCGATCCGTAGCAGATCAGCTTACTTGAACGGTGACATCGACCAGGCTTTTGGAATCCTCGTTAGCTTGGAAAACGTGGGCTATGCCCGCAATCTGCCCCGCCTCGTAGCGAGCGCGAAGCTAGAGCGGGCGCGACTATTCCTGCTTCAGGACAATCTTGAGGCAGCGCGAACGGAGCTGGATCGCGCAAGCGATTCCGAGATATGGTCACGTGTTCGGGGCGAGCGCCTGCTCGCGCATGAGACTGAAGATACTCTGATTGGACATCTTCGGATGCAAATATGGACCGGGCGAACTGGACCGAGCGTTTGTGCAATTGACGAGGAGATTTCCCAGTGTTCGAAACAAGGACGACATCGACGTACCTTAGTTTTGCGCATGTTCAAGAGCTTGTTGTTGCAGCGAAGTGGAAAGCCAGCAGCTGCAATGGACGTCCTCGCAGGCGTCCTTCGGCAGGCCAGCCGAGAAGGGTTCATGCGTCTCGTGCTAGATCAGGGTGAGCCGATCTTGCGCCTCGTCAGGCGCTTTCAAACGTTGCAACAAACGGGATCAAAGAAGAATCCAGATCCGGTTCTGCTTGGATACCTGAAGAACTTGGTGCAGGCCTCAGGTACGAGTTACGTCGGATCCGACGGCCTCGATTGCGTGGACGAATTCGCAGAGCCATTGACGCCAAAGGAAATCGAGATTCTGGAGCGCGTCGCCGAAGGGTGTTCCAACACGCATATCGCGATAAAGGTTGGCTCGTCAGAAACTACGGTCCGCACGCATCTTCGAAACATCAATCGGAAGTTGGGGGCCCGCAGCCGTGCTGAGGCGGTCGCGATATCTCGTCGCTTGGACGTCATTCGCTAA